The following nucleotide sequence is from Podospora bellae-mahoneyi strain CBS 112042 chromosome 1 map unlocalized CBS112042p_1, whole genome shotgun sequence.
ttttttttttgttgggatGCCTTGAACGATAGTCAAGAGGCCTTAAAAATGAATGAGAAGGCCTCAAATATGTATCAGTAAGCCTTGAAACGTAATCAAATGGCCTTACGACATAGCCAAGAGATGATTCTGTTACTtttcaaggccttgaaaggACGTAGCATTCTCCAATGTCATATTCACAACATATCAGGCAAACAGCCTAGGGGACAGTTTGTGTATCATATTCAATGACAAAAGGAATCGAGTGCTTGATTGAGTCTTAACGCTCTATTTTACAATGGTTTTCACCGGAGAAAATCTCCCCTCCCGACGGGTCCTTTTCTCAGTCAAGCACCCTTTTGAGACGGAACACCTGCTCTAGAAACACATGGACTCGGCGGTATagacacccctcccctttccctcacTGATGGCCCCAGGAACTCCGCGACGTAACGTTTTATATTATGTGCATTTAACCGAGGAAGCCCTTGGTGAAGGTGGAGATGACATCCTTCAGTCTAGCCTCAAGGTCCTTGCTGATGGcaccctccttctcgatgGTGGCAAGGAGGTCAGCCTCGTTGGTCTTGAGGTGAGAGAGGAAGTCAGCCTCCCACTGGAGGATCTTGGCAACGGGGACTTGGTCGAGGAAACCGTTGACACCGGCGAAGATAAGGGGAACCATCTCGTTGACGGCCATGGGGGAGTACTGCTTCTGCTTGAGGAGCTCGGTCAACTGTAGGATAGTGTTAGTCAGCTGTATTCTATTCTCAAAAATTGAGTAAACCTACGCGTTCACCACGGTTGAGGGTCTGCTTGGTGGCGGCATCAAGATCGGAACCGAACTGGGCGAAGGCAGCGACCTCACGGTACTGGGCCAAGAAGAGCTTGAGCGAACCAGCGACTTGCTTCATGGCCTTGAGTTGGGCAGCGGAACCGACACGAGAGACGGAAAGACCGACGTTGATGGCGGGACGGATACCCTTGTAGAAAAGCTCAGCCTCCAAGAAGATCTGACCGTCAGTGATGGAAATGACGTTGGTAGGAATGTAGGCAgacacatcaccaccctggGTCTCAATGACGGGAAGGGCAGTCATGGAACCACCACCGTGCTTGTCGTTCATCTTGGCAGCACGCTCGAGGAGACGAGAGTGGAGGTAGAAAACGTCACCGGGGTAGGCCTCACGTCCGGGGGGacgacggagaagaagggacaTCTGACGGTAAGCAACGGCCTGCTTGGACAGATCGTCGAAGATGACGAGAGAGTGCTTGCCGTTGTCACGGAACCACTCGCCGATGGAAGCGCCGGTGAAGGGTGCCAAATATTGAAGCGGCTGGATTTTTCTGTTAGTAAAGAAGCCTCAAGAGCGAGAGAGGACGtgggagaaaggggggaaaggggttgacggttggctgttgttgatgggggttagggttgggtttttgggggagaCATACAGCAGCCtcggaggcggtggcggcgacgacgatggaGTACTTCATGGCGTCGTTCTCCTCGAGGGTCTTGACGAGCTGGGCGACAGTGGAGCGCTTCTGGCCGACGGCGACGTAGATGCAGTAAAGCTTCTTGGTCTCGTCGTTGCCGCTGTTCCACCGCTTCTGGTTGAGCATGGCATCGAGAGCGACGGCAGTCTTGCCGGTCTGACGATCACCAATGATCAACTCACGCTGACCACGACCAATGGGGACCATGGCGTCGATGGACTTGAGACCAGTCTGCACGGGCTGGTTGACGGACTTGCGGGGAAGAATGCCGGGGGCCTTGAGCTGGGCACGACGCTTCtccttggtgttgatggggcCCTTGCCATCGATGGGGTTGCCGAGAGCATCGACGACacggccgagaagctcgggGCCGACGGGAACGTCGACAATTTCGCCGGTACGCTTGACGGTCTCGCCCTCCTTGACAAGACGATCAGAACCGAAAAGCACGACACCGACCTGGCCGGCCTCCAAGTTCATGCACATGCCCTTGACGCCAGAGGCGAACCTAGCAGGGGTGTTAGTTCGTTATCCGGGATATCAAAAAGCACGGATCAAGGTTTTTCTCAACGTACTCGACAAGCTCCTCAGCCTGGACATTGGCCATGCCGTGCACACGGGCGATACCATCACTATTCAGGGACTCGGGTCAGTGTCTATGTTCGCTATTACGGTTTGAGCGGTGAACGCGGGGGGTCCAAGATGAGGCCGTAGCAACACAAGCTTCGCTGTTTGCTCCCGTCCTCGTCCTAGCCATGCCACCGCCAAGCCCCTCATGTATTTCTGGGAAAAAACGTACCCGACGGAGAGGACACGACCGGTCTCGGCGAGGTTGGACTCCTCCTGGACACCGCGGATTCTCTGCTCGAGGATGGAAGAGACC
It contains:
- the ATP1 gene encoding Alpha subunit of the F1 sector of mitochondrial F1F0 ATP synthase (EggNog:ENOG503NUHW; COG:C); this translates as MFRNALRQSTRAVGALSATSRLAVRNAAPAAIQARTFAEAKASPTEVSSILEQRIRGVQEESNLAETGRVLSVGDGIARVHGMANVQAEELVEFASGVKGMCMNLEAGQVGVVLFGSDRLVKEGETVKRTGEIVDVPVGPELLGRVVDALGNPIDGKGPINTKEKRRAQLKAPGILPRKSVNQPVQTGLKSIDAMVPIGRGQRELIIGDRQTGKTAVALDAMLNQKRWNSGNDETKKLYCIYVAVGQKRSTVAQLVKTLEENDAMKYSIVVAATASEAAPLQYLAPFTGASIGEWFRDNGKHSLVIFDDLSKQAVAYRQMSLLLRRPPGREAYPGDVFYLHSRLLERAAKMNDKHGGGSMTALPVIETQGGDVSAYIPTNVISITDGQIFLEAELFYKGIRPAINVGLSVSRVGSAAQLKAMKQVAGSLKLFLAQYREVAAFAQFGSDLDAATKQTLNRGERLTELLKQKQYSPMAVNEMVPLIFAGVNGFLDQVPVAKILQWEADFLSHLKTNEADLLATIEKEGAISKDLEARLKDVISTFTKGFLG